One genomic window of Mycobacteriales bacterium includes the following:
- a CDS encoding peptide-methionine (S)-S-oxide reductase codes for IGTQYRSAIYTADEAQQRAAEESRDAFAPVLRAAGYGDITTEIAPAGPFYYAEDYHQQYLHKVPNGYCRLGGTGLSCPTGVATA; via the coding sequence CATCGGCACGCAGTACCGCTCGGCGATCTACACCGCCGACGAAGCGCAGCAGCGCGCAGCCGAGGAGTCGCGAGACGCCTTCGCGCCGGTGCTCCGCGCGGCGGGCTACGGGGACATCACCACGGAGATCGCCCCGGCGGGGCCGTTCTACTACGCCGAGGACTACCACCAGCAGTACTTGCACAAGGTGCCCAACGGCTACTGCAGGCTGGGCGGCACGGGTCTGTCCTG